A region from the Ammospiza caudacuta isolate bAmmCau1 chromosome 4, bAmmCau1.pri, whole genome shotgun sequence genome encodes:
- the UTP3 gene encoding something about silencing protein 10: protein MRTRRGTVLRPRAEPAEPDDDPAEVPGGRAGPEELADDVERFHEEQFRAVMAALDSGDEAGDSEEEEEEEVLGLQLPEDSEEEDEIQDRNPFVEYSAEEDEDGEEEEGEEDENVEDGEEEGGEEDENVEDREEEGGEEDENDVEDEEGDLSMESDLEERHPEAKLPHELSWGQRKQLYYDTDYGSDAQAKGKRTQQEIDAEEEEEEQEAQVIQRRLVRDLGEDDYGLDMIQGYLAKQQKTHDSKGQKIDKDLQALSKKEQLKLLKQESPELLQLMEDFEVKLMEIKDELHPLLQMVRDGTIPHGKGSRYLQTKYHLYLNYCANISFYLVLKSKRMPVHSHPVIERLVEYRNIINDLAVIDQKLSPQVRMLLRNYYDKKEEKLRKGNKFSVFLAMNGNKTKPKRASAPVNGKAAAAAAESSDESELDEEAALKYYKMMEEKLALKRKRSGDEDVPEEAAVSEGEDPSKKRGVTYQMIKNKGLTPKRRKIDRNPRVKHREKFRRAKIRRKGQVREVRRELHRYAGELSGIRAGVKKSRKLK, encoded by the coding sequence ATGCGGACCCGGCGCGGCACCGTCCTGCGGCCGCGGGCCGAGCCCGCCGAGCCCGACGATGATCCCGCCGAGGTGCCCGGCGGCCGCGCCGGCCCCGAGGAGCTGGCGGACGATGTGGAGCGCTTCCACGAGGAACAGTTCCGCGCCGTGATGGCCGCCCTGGACAGCGGCGACGAGGCCGGGGACagcgaggaagaggaggaggaggaggtgctgggtCTGCAGCTGCCCGAGGACagcgaggaggaggatgagatTCAGGATCGGAATCCTTTTGTGGAGTACAGCGCAGAGGAGGATGAAgatggagaagaggaagaaggtgAGGAAGATGAAAATGTTGAGGACggagaagaggaaggaggtGAGGAAGATGAAAATGTTGAAGacagagaagaggaaggaggTGAGGAAGATGAAAATGATGTTGAGGATGAAGAGGGGGACCTGTCCATGGAAAGCGACTTGGAAGAGCGTCATCCCGAAGCCAAGCTCCCTCATGAGCTCTCCTGGGGCCAGCGCAAGCAGCTCTACTATGACACGGACTATGGGAGTGATGCCCAGGCCAAAGGCAAGCGGACCCAGCAAGAAATCgatgctgaggaggaggaagaggagcaggaggctcaAGTCATCCAGAGACGGTTGGTGCGGGATTTGGGGGAGGATGATTATGGTCTGGACATGATCCAGGGCTACCTGGCTAAGCAGCAGAAAACCCACGATAGCAAGGGGCAGAAAATTGATAAGGATCTGCAGGCCCTTTCCAagaaggagcagctgaagctgctgaagcaggagtccccagagctcctgcagctgatgGAGGACTTTGAGGTGAAGCTTATGGAGATAAAGGATGAGTTGCACCCGCTGCTGCAAATGGTCAGAGACGGCACCATCCCCCACGGGAAGGGCAGCCGCTATTTGCAGACCAAGTATCATCTCTACCTGAACTACTGTGCCAATATCAGTTTCTATCTGGTTCTCAAGTCCAAGAGGATGCCAGTTCACAGCCACCCGGTCATCGAGCGGTTGGTGGAGTACAGGAATATCATAAACGACCTTGCTGTTATAGACCAAAAGCTTTCCCCACAGGTCCGGATGCTGCTGAGGAACTACTATgacaagaaggaagagaagcTACGGAAGGGAAACAAGTTTTCGGTGTTTCTCGCCATGAATggcaacaaaaccaaaccaaaacgTGCCTCTGCACCTGTTAATGgcaaggctgctgctgctgctgctgagtcgTCGGATGAGTCAGAGCTGGATGAGGAGGCTGCCCTAAAGTACTACAAGATGATGGAGGAGAAGCTGGCACTCAAGAGGAAGAGAAGTGGAGACGAGGACGTGCCTGAAGAAGCAGCGGTGTCGGAAGGAGAGGATCCCAGTAAGAAGAGAGGGGTGACCTATCAGATGATCAAGAACAAAGGCCTCACACCCAAGAGGAGGAAGATCGACCGCAACCCCCGGGTGAAGCATCGGGAGAAATTCCGGCGAGCCAAAATCCGCCGCAAGGGCCAGGTCCGCGAGGTGCGCAGGGAGCTGCACAGATACGCCGGGGAACTATCTGGCATTCGGGCCGGGGTTAAAAAGAGCAGGAAGCTCAAGTGA